One region of Hoeflea sp. 108 genomic DNA includes:
- a CDS encoding LysE family transporter, whose translation MQQQLFAVPAIEPVLALIATALVVMGSPGPSTISVTALGSAFGLRRSLPYLAGVIIGTSVVLVAVAAGLASVVLSQPRLAPLLLGLSALYILYLAFAIATAPPLAETPAQALAPGFTGGLLLALANPKAYVVIGAVFAGTQLGLRPELIETSVKTAILLALIVVIHFAWFGAGTAFAGLLRRPLLSRIVNLAFAAALVVTTLSSLRTLW comes from the coding sequence GTGCAGCAGCAGCTTTTCGCAGTACCGGCCATCGAGCCCGTTCTCGCACTCATTGCCACCGCGCTGGTCGTTATGGGCAGCCCCGGTCCCTCGACCATCAGCGTCACGGCGCTTGGCAGCGCGTTCGGATTGCGACGCTCGTTGCCCTATCTCGCGGGGGTCATCATCGGCACCAGCGTCGTGCTTGTCGCGGTCGCCGCGGGGCTTGCGTCGGTAGTCCTGTCGCAACCGAGGCTGGCGCCGCTGCTGCTCGGCCTGTCGGCGCTCTACATCCTCTATCTGGCCTTTGCGATCGCGACGGCGCCGCCGCTTGCCGAGACGCCGGCCCAGGCGTTGGCCCCTGGCTTCACCGGCGGCCTGCTGCTCGCGCTTGCCAATCCGAAGGCCTATGTCGTCATCGGCGCGGTCTTTGCCGGAACCCAGCTCGGATTGCGGCCGGAGCTGATTGAGACGTCGGTGAAGACGGCGATTCTGCTGGCGCTGATCGTAGTCATCCACTTTGCCTGGTTCGGCGCCGGCACAGCCTTTGCAGGCCTGCTGCGGCGGCCATTGCTATCACGTATCGTCAATCTCGCC
- a CDS encoding RidA family protein: protein MRKLISTGSPFEKTAGYSRAVVQGDWCFVSGTTGYDYATMTMPDNVEAQTRNCLATIAKALKDGGFDMADVVRAHYYITDQAYVDLVFPILGETFGDIRPAATMIVCQLNKPEMKIEIEVTALKRL, encoded by the coding sequence ATGCGCAAACTGATTTCGACCGGATCGCCCTTCGAAAAGACTGCCGGCTATTCACGCGCCGTGGTCCAGGGAGATTGGTGCTTCGTTTCCGGCACGACGGGCTACGACTACGCCACCATGACCATGCCCGACAACGTGGAGGCGCAGACGCGCAATTGCCTGGCGACCATCGCCAAGGCGCTCAAGGACGGCGGCTTCGATATGGCCGACGTGGTGCGCGCGCATTACTACATCACCGACCAGGCCTATGTGGACCTGGTGTTCCCGATCCTCGGCGAGACCTTCGGCGACATCCGGCCGGCAGCGACGATGATCGTCTGCCAGCTCAACAAGCCGGAGATGAAGATCGAGATCGAGGTGACGGCGCTGAAGCGTTTGTGA
- a CDS encoding endonuclease/exonuclease/phosphatase family protein produces MRILSLNGWGGRLGEELVTYVGDAEPDVLCLQEATSTPAATSPWLTYRDGGGELLQRANLFAEVASALPDHQAFFCPAARGPLHDGDRMLQSEWGLATFVRCSLPIVGQMQDFIHGAFSADGFGEHPRSRNAHAVRLHDYATGRTTVVVHLHGLRELDGKGDSPARDAQTARLIELIDRIRHHGDGLVVCGDFNVLPESRMLSALRDIGLTELVTSRGFTDTRTSHYLKSPRYADYMLVSGNADVRGFEVVEEPEISDHRALLLEIG; encoded by the coding sequence TTGCGCATCCTATCGTTGAACGGCTGGGGCGGCAGGCTCGGCGAGGAACTTGTCACCTATGTCGGGGACGCCGAGCCTGATGTGCTCTGCCTGCAGGAGGCGACCAGCACGCCAGCGGCAACCTCCCCGTGGCTTACCTATCGTGATGGCGGCGGCGAGCTCTTGCAGCGCGCCAACCTGTTTGCCGAGGTGGCCAGCGCACTGCCCGACCACCAGGCGTTCTTCTGCCCCGCCGCGCGCGGCCCTCTCCATGACGGCGACCGGATGCTGCAGTCGGAATGGGGACTGGCGACCTTCGTCAGGTGCTCGCTTCCAATCGTCGGACAGATGCAGGACTTTATCCACGGCGCCTTCTCGGCCGACGGCTTCGGTGAGCACCCGCGCTCGCGCAACGCCCATGCCGTCCGACTGCACGACTACGCGACCGGGCGGACAACAGTCGTCGTTCATCTCCACGGCCTGCGCGAGCTCGACGGCAAGGGCGACTCCCCTGCCCGCGACGCCCAGACGGCAAGGCTGATCGAGCTGATCGACAGGATACGTCACCACGGCGACGGGCTCGTCGTCTGCGGCGACTTCAACGTGCTGCCCGAGAGCCGGATGCTTTCGGCTTTGCGCGACATCGGGCTGACCGAACTGGTGACGTCGCGTGGCTTCACCGACACCCGGACCTCGCATTACCTGAAATCGCCGCGATATGCCGACTATATGCTGGTCAGCGGCAACGCCGATGTGCGCGGCTTTGAGGTGGTCGAGGAACCCGAGATATCCGATCACCGCGCGCTGCTGCTGGAGATTGGGTAG
- the leuB gene encoding 3-isopropylmalate dehydrogenase — protein MATRNLLLLPGDGIGPEAMAEVRKLISAMNEKLGSGFTTEEGLVGGSAYDAHGQAISDADMAKAMAADAVLFGAVGGPKWDAVPYEVRPEAGLLRLRKDMELFANLRPAICYPALAGSSSLKQDVVEGLDILIVRELTGGVYFGEPKQIIDLGNGQKRGIDTQVYDTFEIERISGVAFELARTRKNRVTSMEKRNVMKSGVLWNEVVTATHKARYADVKLDHMLADAGGMQLVRWPKQFDVIVTDNLFGDMLSDVAAMLTGSLGMLPSASLGAPDALTGKRKALYEPVHGSAPDIAGQGIANPIAMLASFAMCLRYSFNMVAEADRLEAAIAAVLDDGLRTKDIMSEGKTEVGTTQMGDAIVAKFFA, from the coding sequence ATGGCGACGCGCAATCTTCTTCTCCTGCCCGGCGACGGCATCGGCCCCGAGGCCATGGCCGAGGTCCGCAAGCTGATCTCGGCGATGAACGAGAAACTCGGCAGCGGCTTCACCACCGAGGAAGGTCTCGTCGGGGGCTCGGCCTATGACGCGCACGGCCAGGCGATCTCGGATGCCGACATGGCCAAGGCGATGGCGGCTGACGCCGTGCTGTTCGGTGCAGTCGGCGGCCCGAAGTGGGACGCAGTTCCCTATGAGGTGCGCCCCGAGGCCGGCCTTTTGCGCCTGCGCAAGGACATGGAGCTGTTTGCCAACCTGCGTCCGGCGATCTGCTACCCGGCGCTGGCCGGCTCGTCGTCGCTCAAGCAGGACGTGGTCGAAGGCCTCGACATCCTGATCGTGCGCGAGCTGACCGGCGGCGTATATTTCGGCGAGCCGAAACAGATCATCGATCTCGGCAACGGCCAGAAGCGCGGCATCGACACGCAGGTCTACGACACCTTCGAGATCGAGCGCATCTCGGGCGTCGCCTTCGAACTGGCTCGCACCCGCAAGAACCGCGTGACGTCGATGGAAAAGCGCAACGTCATGAAGTCGGGCGTATTGTGGAACGAGGTGGTGACCGCCACCCACAAGGCCAGGTATGCCGATGTCAAGCTCGACCACATGCTGGCCGACGCCGGCGGCATGCAGCTGGTACGCTGGCCCAAGCAATTCGACGTCATCGTCACCGACAACCTGTTCGGCGACATGCTGTCTGATGTCGCGGCGATGCTGACCGGCTCGCTCGGCATGTTGCCTTCGGCCTCGCTGGGCGCGCCCGACGCGCTTACCGGCAAACGCAAGGCGCTCTACGAGCCAGTGCACGGCTCGGCGCCCGACATCGCCGGCCAGGGCATCGCCAACCCGATCGCCATGCTCGCGTCATTTGCCATGTGCCTGCGCTACTCGTTCAACATGGTGGCCGAGGCCGACCGCCTCGAGGCCGCGATTGCCGCTGTCCTCGACGACGGCCTGCGCACCAAAGACATCATGTCGGAAGGCAAGACCGAAGTCGGCACCACTCAGATGGGTGACGCCATCGTGGCGAAGTTCTTCGCCTGA
- a CDS encoding DUF805 domain-containing protein, whose product MRGEMLHYDEAQGFGFIEGADGNRYGFTREDLRQAMAVGKGTEVEFTPSGGQARDVFPIHAPVARSAGPMPQPGRSVPQFGRRGVADSQPAPAQAVPRAPRYEPAYSDAAYGEPSTGLWSYFWRAITTNYVNFSGRARRKEYWAFTLFMILGGVVLGALIGIFAAVSGQDEQSLPIMVLFLLSAFGLAMVLPSIAVTVRRIHDLGLSGWFYLLIFVPFGGFVLLVFTLLPSQKHDNKWGPVPEGVSVPALYIPDA is encoded by the coding sequence ATGCGCGGGGAAATGCTACATTACGACGAGGCGCAAGGCTTCGGCTTTATCGAAGGCGCCGACGGCAACCGCTACGGCTTCACGCGCGAGGACCTGCGCCAGGCGATGGCAGTCGGCAAGGGAACGGAGGTCGAGTTCACCCCGTCAGGCGGACAGGCCCGCGACGTCTTTCCCATTCATGCGCCTGTTGCGCGCAGTGCCGGACCGATGCCTCAACCCGGACGATCGGTGCCGCAGTTCGGCCGCCGCGGCGTGGCGGACAGCCAGCCGGCTCCGGCGCAGGCCGTGCCTCGCGCGCCGAGATACGAACCCGCCTACAGCGATGCAGCCTATGGCGAACCGTCAACTGGACTGTGGTCTTACTTTTGGCGAGCGATCACGACGAACTATGTCAATTTCAGCGGCCGTGCACGTCGCAAGGAATATTGGGCTTTCACGCTGTTCATGATCCTGGGCGGAGTGGTGCTCGGCGCCTTGATCGGCATCTTCGCTGCAGTCTCCGGCCAGGATGAGCAGAGTCTGCCGATCATGGTGCTCTTCCTGCTCAGCGCCTTCGGCCTGGCCATGGTCTTGCCCAGCATTGCCGTCACCGTTCGGAGGATCCACGATCTCGGCTTGTCCGGCTGGTTCTATCTGCTGATCTTCGTACCCTTTGGCGGATTTGTGCTTCTGGTCTTCACCTTGCTGCCGTCGCAGAAGCACGACAACAAGTGGGGGCCGGTGCCGGAGGGCGTAAGCGTGCCCGCGCTCTACATCCCGGATGCGTAG
- a CDS encoding ABC transporter ATP-binding protein/permease gives MRSFWGLMRAYWFSDRWKEAWGLTLVIALLTALSSKASVWMAEASGELVNSIAFFHDPANVTPLASLLTAAGTLFILVLLKDAGFTGIRHLFSTTLHRKWRGWLDGRFNAALLDANHTHFHVQHDAGEGRAAPDNIDQRVQDAIKGMTGGAIGLAMGVMSVATSLFFVGQKLWETSAPVRGLEFLGDYGSFVLALGAVAAYVPLNTFIAMKLGGLMERLNVRMQQAEGSYRGEMNTLLRRSFHVAASRGEGVQQAMHERHYRDIDKTWARLNTVNAGYMSFELIYNFVAARFIAYGPGLIPYMQGQINLKGYVTGAELVNSLIGQCSWFIQVMPAIATLRANSVRVIDLAEAIENVQQPQQHYGRTGQAEFRFASQHAVFGLALRNLELMHRGSDVQPFLTVTSLRFRRGEWSFVRGESGCGKTSLVKAINGLWPYGRGDIVFPENVSAFYATQDVKLPQVTLKQLVCLPGSAEGHSEAKVAVALHKAGLGDFIEHLDSELHDGRIWEQVFSGGQKQKLVAARILLHQPGLLFLDEATGALDHEAKIAFHRAIKDNCPGVTVISVMHDPVPPRAADGSEFYDSIVSIADGTATKQAISSLPAELTTLLDQPLPVRPWPKRGQRVKLTDR, from the coding sequence ATGCGAAGCTTCTGGGGCCTGATGCGGGCCTACTGGTTCTCGGATCGCTGGAAGGAAGCCTGGGGGCTGACGCTGGTGATAGCCCTCCTGACCGCACTTTCCAGCAAGGCCAGCGTATGGATGGCCGAAGCCTCGGGCGAACTGGTCAATTCGATCGCCTTCTTCCACGATCCCGCCAACGTGACGCCGCTTGCGTCATTGCTCACCGCCGCCGGCACGCTCTTCATTCTCGTGCTGCTCAAGGATGCCGGCTTCACGGGCATCCGCCACCTCTTCTCCACGACATTGCATCGCAAATGGCGGGGCTGGCTCGATGGCCGCTTCAACGCCGCTCTGCTCGATGCCAACCACACCCATTTCCACGTCCAGCACGACGCCGGCGAGGGCCGGGCTGCGCCCGACAACATCGACCAGCGGGTCCAGGACGCCATCAAGGGCATGACCGGCGGTGCCATCGGCCTGGCGATGGGGGTGATGAGCGTCGCCACCTCGCTGTTCTTCGTCGGCCAGAAATTGTGGGAGACATCGGCGCCGGTGCGTGGGCTCGAATTCCTCGGCGACTATGGCAGCTTCGTTCTGGCGCTAGGCGCGGTCGCCGCCTACGTGCCGCTCAACACCTTCATCGCCATGAAGCTCGGCGGGCTGATGGAGCGGTTGAACGTCAGGATGCAGCAGGCCGAAGGCAGCTATCGCGGCGAGATGAACACGCTTCTGCGCCGCAGTTTCCACGTCGCCGCATCGCGTGGAGAAGGCGTGCAGCAGGCCATGCACGAGCGCCACTACCGCGACATCGACAAGACCTGGGCCCGCCTGAACACGGTCAATGCCGGCTACATGTCGTTCGAGCTGATTTACAATTTCGTCGCCGCCCGCTTCATTGCCTACGGTCCGGGGCTGATCCCCTACATGCAGGGCCAGATCAATCTCAAGGGCTACGTCACCGGCGCCGAGCTGGTGAACTCACTGATCGGGCAATGCTCCTGGTTCATCCAGGTGATGCCGGCGATCGCCACGCTGCGCGCCAACAGCGTGCGGGTGATCGACCTGGCCGAGGCAATCGAAAACGTTCAGCAGCCGCAGCAGCACTATGGCCGAACGGGCCAGGCCGAATTCCGCTTCGCCAGCCAGCACGCCGTCTTCGGACTTGCCTTGCGCAACCTGGAACTGATGCATCGCGGCAGCGACGTGCAACCCTTCCTGACGGTGACCAGCCTGCGCTTCCGGCGCGGCGAATGGAGCTTCGTGCGCGGTGAATCCGGCTGCGGCAAGACCTCGCTGGTCAAGGCGATCAACGGGCTCTGGCCGTATGGCCGCGGCGACATCGTCTTTCCCGAGAACGTTTCGGCCTTTTACGCCACTCAGGACGTGAAGCTGCCGCAAGTCACGCTCAAGCAGCTCGTCTGCTTGCCGGGCAGCGCCGAGGGCCATTCGGAGGCGAAGGTGGCGGTGGCGCTGCACAAGGCCGGCCTCGGCGACTTCATCGAGCATCTCGACAGCGAATTGCATGACGGCAGGATATGGGAACAGGTCTTCTCCGGCGGGCAGAAGCAGAAGCTCGTCGCCGCCCGCATCCTGCTGCACCAGCCGGGCCTGCTGTTCCTCGACGAGGCCACCGGCGCGCTCGACCACGAGGCCAAGATCGCCTTCCACCGCGCCATCAAGGACAATTGCCCCGGCGTGACCGTCATCAGCGTCATGCACGACCCCGTGCCGCCGCGCGCCGCCGACGGCAGCGAATTCTATGACAGCATCGTCAGCATCGCCGACGGCACAGCCACCAAACAGGCCATATCGAGCCTGCCAGCCGAGTTGACCACCCTGCTCGACCAGCCCCTGCCGGTCCGGCCCTGGCCGAAGCGCGGCCAGCGCGTCAAGCTCACCGACAGGTAG
- a CDS encoding DUF779 domain-containing protein → MSSHHPLDKVSATPGAVALLDEIIADHGPVLFHQSGGCCDGSSPMCYPRSDFIVGDLDVLMGTIGDTPVYISASQYEAWKHTDLIIDVVPGRGGMFSLDNGREKRFLTRSIICAVPLPGSV, encoded by the coding sequence ATGTCCTCGCATCATCCTCTCGACAAGGTCTCGGCAACACCCGGCGCCGTCGCCCTGCTCGACGAGATCATCGCCGACCACGGGCCGGTGCTGTTCCACCAGTCCGGCGGCTGCTGCGACGGCTCGTCGCCGATGTGTTATCCGCGCTCCGACTTCATCGTCGGCGACCTCGACGTGCTGATGGGCACCATCGGTGACACGCCCGTCTACATCAGCGCCTCGCAATACGAAGCCTGGAAGCACACCGACCTGATCATTGATGTGGTGCCGGGGCGCGGCGGCATGTTCTCGCTCGACAATGGCCGCGAGAAGCGGTTTCTCACCCGCTCCATCATCTGCGCCGTGCCGCTGCCAGGCAGCGTCTAG
- the adh gene encoding aldehyde dehydrogenase yields MNKVEFSRTAKIPFAKRYDNYIGGAWVAPKSGRYFENVSPVTGRPLGEVARSDAADIEAALDAAHKAKDAWGKTAPATRALILNRIADRMEENLDCLALAETWDNGKPIRETTAADVPLAIDHFRYFAGALRGQEGSLSQIDDDTVAYHFHEPLGVVGQIIPWNFPLLMACWKLAPALAAGNCVVLKPAEQTPATIMLWADLIGDLLPEGVLNIVNGFGLEAGKPLASSPRIAKIAFTGETTTGRLIMQYASQNLIPVTLELGGKSPNIFFQDVTAEDDDFFDKAIEGFVMFALNQGEVCTCPSRALVHEKIYDKFMERALKRVEAIVQGDPLDPATMIGAQASSEQLEKILSYMDIGRQEGAEVLTGGERAHLPGDLAGGYYVKPTVFKGHNKMRIFQEEIFGPVVSVTTFKDDDDALSIANDTLYGLGAGIWSRDANRLYRFGRAIQAGRVWTNCYHAYPAHAAFGGYKQSGIGRETHKMMLDHYQQTKNMLVSYSPKKLGFF; encoded by the coding sequence ATGAACAAGGTGGAATTCTCGCGCACGGCCAAGATCCCCTTCGCCAAGCGCTACGACAATTACATCGGTGGTGCGTGGGTGGCGCCGAAATCGGGCCGCTACTTCGAAAACGTCTCGCCGGTCACCGGCCGGCCGCTGGGCGAGGTCGCCCGCTCCGACGCAGCCGACATCGAGGCAGCACTCGATGCCGCCCACAAGGCCAAGGACGCCTGGGGCAAGACTGCGCCCGCGACCCGCGCGCTGATCCTCAACCGCATCGCCGACCGCATGGAGGAAAACCTCGACTGTCTGGCGCTGGCCGAGACCTGGGACAACGGCAAGCCGATCCGCGAGACGACCGCCGCCGACGTGCCGCTCGCCATCGACCATTTCCGCTATTTCGCCGGGGCGCTGCGTGGCCAGGAGGGCAGCCTGTCGCAGATCGACGACGACACCGTCGCCTATCATTTCCACGAGCCGCTGGGCGTCGTCGGCCAGATCATCCCGTGGAATTTCCCGCTGCTGATGGCCTGCTGGAAGCTGGCGCCGGCGCTCGCCGCCGGCAATTGCGTGGTGCTGAAGCCGGCCGAGCAGACGCCCGCCACCATCATGCTGTGGGCCGACCTGATCGGCGACCTGTTGCCCGAGGGCGTGCTCAACATCGTCAACGGCTTCGGCCTCGAGGCGGGCAAGCCGCTGGCGTCGAGCCCGCGCATCGCCAAGATCGCCTTCACCGGCGAGACGACGACCGGCCGGCTGATCATGCAATACGCCTCGCAGAACCTGATCCCGGTGACGCTCGAACTCGGCGGCAAGTCGCCCAACATCTTCTTCCAGGACGTGACGGCGGAAGACGACGACTTCTTCGACAAGGCGATCGAAGGCTTCGTCATGTTCGCGCTCAACCAGGGCGAGGTCTGCACCTGCCCGAGCCGGGCGCTGGTGCATGAGAAGATTTACGACAAGTTCATGGAACGCGCGCTGAAGCGCGTCGAGGCAATTGTCCAGGGCGACCCGCTCGATCCGGCCACCATGATCGGCGCGCAGGCCTCGTCGGAGCAGCTGGAGAAGATCCTGTCCTATATGGACATCGGCCGCCAGGAGGGCGCTGAGGTGCTGACCGGCGGCGAGCGCGCGCATCTGCCCGGTGACCTCGCCGGCGGCTATTACGTCAAGCCGACCGTGTTCAAGGGCCACAACAAGATGCGCATCTTCCAGGAGGAGATCTTTGGGCCTGTTGTCTCGGTCACCACCTTCAAGGATGATGACGATGCGCTGTCGATCGCCAACGACACGCTGTACGGCCTCGGTGCCGGCATCTGGAGCCGCGATGCCAACCGGCTTTACCGCTTCGGCCGCGCCATCCAGGCCGGGCGCGTGTGGACCAACTGCTACCACGCCTATCCGGCGCACGCCGCCTTCGGCGGCTACAAGCAGTCGGGCATCGGCCGCGAGACGCACAAGATGATGCTCGACCACTACCAGCAGACCAAGAACATGCTGGTCAGCTACAGCCCGAAGAAGCTCGGGTTTTTCTGA
- a CDS encoding helix-turn-helix domain-containing protein, giving the protein MSGQFFGRHEDAVQAAVASDEAARSALVASWRRSSRLHRLDPGEHKPPQRLTEQELRDARQRIEPLIHAAQASLDRLYLAVGGVGCCVLLADRDGVPIERRGAISDNQTFHKWGLWTGTIWSEESEGTNGIGTCLVEQRALTIHRDQHFFARNTALSCTTTPIYDHEGNVAAALDVSSCRADLTEGFVNLIALAVNDAARRIEADNFRLAFPEARILLTPAAERNPGAMVAVDADDLVIGATRQARLAHGITREQLERRLPVADLLGMPQRVSGDLDEAERAALHRALARADGNVSAAAQKLGISRATLHRKLNRLGIRRDH; this is encoded by the coding sequence ATGAGCGGACAGTTTTTTGGACGGCATGAGGATGCCGTGCAGGCTGCGGTCGCTTCCGACGAGGCGGCACGCTCGGCGCTGGTGGCGTCCTGGCGGCGGTCGTCGCGGCTGCATCGTCTCGACCCCGGCGAGCACAAGCCGCCGCAGCGCCTCACCGAGCAGGAGTTGCGCGACGCGCGCCAACGCATCGAACCGCTGATCCATGCCGCGCAAGCGAGCCTCGACCGGCTCTATCTCGCCGTCGGCGGCGTCGGCTGCTGCGTTCTGCTGGCCGATCGCGACGGCGTGCCGATAGAACGGCGGGGCGCGATCTCCGACAACCAGACCTTCCACAAATGGGGCCTGTGGACCGGCACCATCTGGAGCGAGGAAAGCGAAGGCACCAACGGCATCGGTACCTGCCTTGTCGAACAGCGGGCGCTCACCATCCACCGCGACCAGCATTTCTTCGCCCGCAACACGGCGCTGTCCTGCACCACGACGCCGATCTACGATCATGAGGGCAATGTCGCCGCCGCACTTGATGTTTCGTCCTGTCGGGCCGACCTGACCGAAGGTTTCGTCAATCTCATCGCCCTCGCGGTGAACGACGCCGCCCGCCGCATCGAGGCCGACAATTTCCGTCTCGCTTTCCCCGAGGCGCGCATCCTGCTGACGCCGGCTGCCGAGCGCAATCCGGGCGCCATGGTGGCCGTCGACGCCGACGATCTGGTCATCGGCGCCACCAGGCAGGCGCGCCTCGCCCACGGCATCACCCGCGAGCAGCTAGAGCGCCGGCTGCCGGTCGCCGACCTTCTGGGCATGCCCCAGCGGGTGTCGGGAGACCTCGACGAGGCCGAACGCGCGGCACTGCATCGCGCGCTGGCCCGCGCCGACGGCAACGTCTCGGCGGCGGCCCAGAAGCTCGGCATTTCCAGGGCGACGCTGCACCGCAAGCTCAACCGGCTGGGCATCCGCCGCGACCATTGA
- a CDS encoding GNAT family protein encodes MGEPIDAKLPVATVIGGRHGSLRPLEASDAVTLYRLSHDENVAAAWAEMKVGPFADETAFAAHVDVLVSDPKRAFFAVIDLRGAVLGWLCLMEARAAHQVVELGYVLFTSSMQRTTLASEALYLVMRHVFEGLGYRRLEWTCTAENNRSRIAADRLGFTYEGTLREGLLLKGLARDICMYSMLSSEWPACRAVMEEWLEPANFLDGRQLRSMTEIRARR; translated from the coding sequence ATGGGCGAGCCAATCGATGCGAAACTGCCGGTTGCGACCGTCATTGGCGGTCGTCATGGCAGTCTCCGGCCACTTGAAGCCTCCGATGCCGTCACGCTCTACCGGCTTTCGCATGACGAGAACGTCGCTGCCGCCTGGGCCGAGATGAAGGTCGGGCCGTTTGCCGACGAGACCGCATTCGCCGCCCATGTCGATGTGCTTGTCTCCGACCCGAAGCGGGCGTTTTTCGCCGTCATCGATCTTCGGGGCGCCGTGCTGGGCTGGTTGTGCCTGATGGAAGCGAGGGCCGCACATCAGGTCGTCGAGCTCGGCTACGTGCTGTTCACGTCAAGCATGCAACGCACGACGCTTGCGAGCGAGGCACTCTATCTGGTCATGCGCCACGTCTTCGAGGGGCTTGGCTATCGCCGCCTGGAATGGACCTGCACCGCCGAGAACAACCGGTCGCGAATTGCCGCCGACCGGCTCGGCTTCACTTATGAAGGGACCTTGCGCGAAGGTTTGCTGCTCAAGGGGCTGGCAAGAGATATCTGCATGTATTCGATGCTGTCGTCCGAGTGGCCGGCCTGTCGCGCCGTCATGGAAGAGTGGCTGGAGCCGGCCAATTTCCTGGATGGCAGGCAGCTGCGGTCGATGACCGAGATCAGGGCACGGCGATAG
- a CDS encoding aspartate-semialdehyde dehydrogenase codes for MGFKVAIVGATGNVGREMLNILEERGFPASEVVPLASRRSQGTEVSYGDKTLKVKALDTYDFSDTDLCLMSAGGNISKEWSPKIGKQGCVVIDNSSAFRYDQDVPLIVPEVNPDAIAGFTKKNIIANPNCSTAQMVVALKPLHDKAKIKRVVVATYQSVSGAGKEGMDELFTQTRAVFVADPVEAKKFSKRIAFNVIPHIDVFMEDGYTKEEWKMVAETKKMLDPKIKLTATAVRVPVFIGHSEAVNVEFEEPITADEARDILREAPGCLVIDKHEDGGYATPLDSAGEDATYISRIREDGTVDNGLAMWIVSDNLRKGAALNAVQIAELLVERGLIKPKQKAA; via the coding sequence ATGGGTTTCAAGGTTGCGATCGTCGGCGCCACGGGCAATGTGGGCCGCGAAATGCTCAATATCCTCGAGGAACGCGGCTTCCCCGCCAGCGAAGTGGTGCCGCTGGCATCGCGCCGCAGCCAGGGCACCGAAGTGTCCTATGGCGACAAGACGCTGAAGGTGAAGGCGCTCGACACCTACGACTTCTCCGACACCGACCTCTGCCTGATGTCGGCCGGCGGCAATATCTCCAAGGAATGGTCGCCCAAGATCGGCAAGCAGGGTTGCGTCGTCATCGATAATTCGTCGGCCTTCCGCTACGACCAGGACGTGCCGCTGATCGTGCCGGAAGTGAACCCGGACGCCATTGCCGGCTTCACCAAGAAGAACATCATCGCCAACCCGAACTGCTCGACCGCCCAGATGGTTGTGGCGCTGAAGCCGCTGCACGACAAGGCCAAGATCAAGCGCGTCGTCGTTGCGACCTACCAGTCGGTGTCGGGCGCCGGCAAGGAAGGCATGGACGAGCTGTTCACCCAGACGCGCGCCGTCTTCGTCGCCGATCCGGTCGAAGCCAAGAAGTTCAGCAAGCGCATCGCCTTCAACGTCATTCCACACATCGACGTCTTCATGGAGGACGGCTACACCAAGGAAGAGTGGAAGATGGTCGCCGAGACCAAGAAGATGCTCGACCCCAAGATCAAGCTGACGGCCACCGCCGTGCGCGTGCCTGTCTTCATCGGCCACTCCGAAGCCGTCAATGTCGAGTTCGAAGAGCCGATCACCGCCGACGAGGCGCGCGACATCCTGCGCGAAGCGCCGGGCTGCCTGGTCATCGACAAGCATGAGGACGGCGGCTACGCCACGCCGCTCGACTCGGCCGGCGAAGACGCCACTTACATCTCTCGCATCCGCGAGGACGGCACGGTCGACAACGGCCTGGCGATGTGGATCGTCTCCGACAACCTGCGCAAGGGCGCGGCCCTCAACGCCGTGCAGATCGCCGAACTTCTGGTCGAGCGCGGCCTGATCAAGCCGAAGCAGAAGGCCGCCTGA